From Deinococcus yavapaiensis KR-236:
ACGTTCGAGGACGTCATCGGTGATGTCAGGCGCGCTCGCCGTAAGGCTGAAGGTCCGCCAGTTGGGCAATGTGACGGCGGGGTACGTTTCGCCGCGCACCGTGAACGAGAAGTCGTTTCCGTCCTGCGGCGTCTCGGGCGTGATCTCGGCGTCCACGATGTTGAGCTGCAGCTCGCGAACCGCTTGGGGGTAGAAGGTGTCGAGCAGGCGGTCGCGCACCTCGCCTTCGACGTAGCCTCGGCCGACGCGCTTCTCCAAGACGCTGCGAGGCGCCTTGCCCGGGCGGAAGCCCGGAACGCGTACGTCGCGCGACACGGCGCTCCACACTTGGTTGAACGCGCTTTGCACATCGGACTTGCCGACCGTCACGCGAAACTCGACTTGGTTGCCTTCTCTCTTGAGCAGTTCTGCCATAACACTCCCGTCGCGTTGAGCGAAACTTCTTGTGCTGGAAATTCAAAAAGACAACGGCCCCGATGTTAGGGGCCGCTGATTGGTGCGAGGAAAGGGACTTGAACCCTCACATCTTTCGATACCAGATCCTAAGTCTGGCGCGTCTACCAGTTCCGCCATCCTCGCGTACGAGCGAACCCGGCCCCAGGGGAATGCGCACGACCTGGACAAATTGTTGGGGTGGGTTATGGGACTTGAACCCACGGCCTCCGCTTCCACAGAGCGGCGCTCTAACCAGCTGAGCTAAACCCACCACGCAGCCTCAAAGAGGCCCTAACATCCTAAGGTGTAGGGGGCGGAGTGTCAACCGTCACGGCCCACCCCCGCCACGTCGTCACACGTTGTACGTGCTGCTCGCCGTCACGCCACCTTCGCCTGTCCAGTCCGTGTGGAAGAATTGGCCGCGCGGCGCGTCGGTGCGTTCGTACTGATGCGCTCCGAAGTAGTCGCGCTGCGCTTGCAGCAAGTTGGCGGGCAGCTTCGCCGAGCGGTACGCGTCGAAGTACGACAGGGCCGACGAAAAGGCGGGCACGGGCACGCCCGACAAGACCGCCCGCGACACGACACGGCGCCAAGCGGCGCTCGCCTCGCTCGTCGCTCGCTGGAAGAACGGAGCGAGCAGCAGGCTCGGCAGTCGCGGCTCTTCCATGTACGCCTCGTGGATGTCGTCGAGGAACACCGCGCGAATGATGCAGCCTTCACGCCACAGGTGCGCGATGCGGCCGAAGTCGAGGCGCCATCCGTACTCTCTGGCGGCTCCCCCCATTAAGGCGAAGCCTTGCGCGTACGAGCAGATCTTGGAGGCATACAGCGCGAGTTCGAGGTCGGCGAGAAACGCGTCCTTGTCGCCTTCGAAGCTCGTCGCGGGCCCTTCTAGGACGCGCGACGCGGCGACACGCTCGTCCTTGAGGGCGCTGATGGCGCGGGCGAAGACGGCCTCGGCGATCGTGGCGGCAGGCACGCCGAGCGTGAGGGCCGCTTCGGACGTCCACTTGCCCGTGCCCTTTTGGCCCGCCGTGTCGAGGATGAGGTCGACGAGCGGCAAGCCCGTCACGTCGTCGGTCTTCGCGAGGATGTTCGCGGTGATCTCGATGAGGTAAGAGCCAAGGCGGCCAGTGTTCCAGCGCGCGAAGACGTCGCTCATCTCGGGCGCCGAGAGGCCCAGAACGTCCCGCATGAGATGGTATGCCTCGCCGATCATCTGCATGTCGGCGTACTCGATGCCGTTGTGGACCATCTTGACGAAGTGCCCCGCGCCGCCCGCCCCCACCCAATCACAGCAAGGCGTTCCGTCGGGCGTGCGCGCCGCGATCGCCTGCAGCATCGGCCCGACGTGCGGCCAAGCGGCTTCGTGGCCGCCCGGCATGACGCTCGGGCCGTTGAGCGCACCTTCCTCGCCGCCCGAGACGCCCGTCCCGACGAACAGCAGCCCTCGATCGGCGAGTCGACTCGCGCGGCGCTCCGTGTCCAAGTAGTGGCTGTTGCCGCCGTCGATAAGGATGTCGCCGGGCTCCAAGTACGGCGTGAACAACTCGATGGTGTCGTCCACGGCGCTTCCGGCGCGCACCATGATCATGATGGCGCGCGGCTTTTTCAAGAGAGCGACGAACTCCTCGGCGGAGCGGCCGCCGAGAATGCGCCGCCCTTGCGCGCGTCCCGCGAGAAAATCGTCGATCCTGGCGACGGTGCGGTTGTGCACGGCGACCGTGAAGCCGCGGCTCTCGAGGTTCAGCACGAGGTTCTCGCCCATCACGGCGAGGCCGACGAGGCCGATGTCGGCGGTGGCGGTCGGTACGGAAGCAGTCGTGTCGGTCATACACGAATCGAAACACGCTCCGCGTGCCAAGACGCGTACGCTGTCTAACCCGGGTGGTTTCAGCAGGTAATTATTTTAGAAGTGAATTGTTGCCGAATGGAACGATCTCCTCCTCCCTCCGTTAGCGCGGGCTTGCTCGAAGCGTGGTGGCAGCTCACGCAAACCATGAAGCGGCACGTTGCCCCGTTGCTCGCGCGCGAACACGGCGTGGATTTCAAGGACTTCGTGGCGCTGGAGGCCATCTCGGGCGGAGCGAACTACCCGCGCCTCGTCTGCGATCGCCTCGCCGTCACGCCAAGCGGCGTGTCGCGCATGCTCGACGATCTCGTGAAGCGCGACCTCGTCACGCGCCACCTCGACCGTCACGACTCGCGCCGCGTGCGGCTCGAAATCACGGAGAAAGGCCACCTCGTACTGCACGCCGCGCGCAGCACGATGAGCGCCTTGCTCGACGAAAGCCTCGCGCACTTTCCACCGCAGCAAGTCGAGTCGTTCACGCACACCTTGTCGCGGCTCGCCGAGTTGATGGCCCAGCCCTCCTCGCAGGAGGAATCCTTATGAGCACACCGACCACGCTTTCCGACGCTCCGCCCGCCCCGGAATTTTCCCGGCAAGAAAAGGTCTTCACCCTCGTCGGAACCCTGCTGGGCCTGCTGCTCGCCGCCCTCGACCAGACGATCGTCGCGACGGCCGGACCGC
This genomic window contains:
- the gnd gene encoding decarboxylating NADP(+)-dependent phosphogluconate dehydrogenase; translated protein: MTDTTASVPTATADIGLVGLAVMGENLVLNLESRGFTVAVHNRTVARIDDFLAGRAQGRRILGGRSAEEFVALLKKPRAIMIMVRAGSAVDDTIELFTPYLEPGDILIDGGNSHYLDTERRASRLADRGLLFVGTGVSGGEEGALNGPSVMPGGHEAAWPHVGPMLQAIAARTPDGTPCCDWVGAGGAGHFVKMVHNGIEYADMQMIGEAYHLMRDVLGLSAPEMSDVFARWNTGRLGSYLIEITANILAKTDDVTGLPLVDLILDTAGQKGTGKWTSEAALTLGVPAATIAEAVFARAISALKDERVAASRVLEGPATSFEGDKDAFLADLELALYASKICSYAQGFALMGGAAREYGWRLDFGRIAHLWREGCIIRAVFLDDIHEAYMEEPRLPSLLLAPFFQRATSEASAAWRRVVSRAVLSGVPVPAFSSALSYFDAYRSAKLPANLLQAQRDYFGAHQYERTDAPRGQFFHTDWTGEGGVTASSTYNV
- a CDS encoding MarR family winged helix-turn-helix transcriptional regulator, whose product is MERSPPPSVSAGLLEAWWQLTQTMKRHVAPLLAREHGVDFKDFVALEAISGGANYPRLVCDRLAVTPSGVSRMLDDLVKRDLVTRHLDRHDSRRVRLEITEKGHLVLHAARSTMSALLDESLAHFPPQQVESFTHTLSRLAELMAQPSSQEESL